Below is a window of Syngnathus typhle isolate RoL2023-S1 ecotype Sweden linkage group LG12, RoL_Styp_1.0, whole genome shotgun sequence DNA.
TCACGTTTCCAAAAGGCCACAATAAGTGGAGCGGCCTTTTCATTACGGCGAGGGAAGTGGAGTGCTCTTACCTCCTCGTATCTCTCGTTGTAGTTGGTCTTGATGGCTTCCACCAGCTTGGCGAGGGCACCTTTGTCCTCACTGGAAAGAAAAGCGGCATGGGTGAgcaaggcggcggcggcagtgggCGGGACCTTCTGGCTTTTCCCCACTTACGGGTTGGTCTGCGTGAAGGCCACCGAGGAACACGTCTTCCTGTGTACCAGCTTGCCCAGGCGAGCCTTGCCCTTTACGATGCAGTAAGGCACGCCCATCTTGCGGCACAGGGCGGGCAGGAAGACCACCAGCTaagaacggggggggggggggcgacaaaACTCCAGGTTAGCATCGCTCCCCCCAAGCACGTGACTCCGTGCGGCGCTTGCTGGGCTCAGGGTTAAAAAGCTCGTATGTTTGGATCCACACGTGATCATTCAGGTGAAGAAATTCAGACATCATCGCCGGAGGGAGGGTCTCACGAGGCAAACTTTGGCGCGCGCTTACCTCGATAGGGTCCACGTCGTGGGCGATGACCACCAGCTGGGCCTTCTTGCTCTCTACCAGAGACGTGACCGTGTTGACGCCTGGCGAATAGCAGAAGAGAGGTCACATCGGAACGCTCGACAAGGTTTTCAACGGGCCGCCTAGCGCCTGCGACGCTCAGGGTTAAAAAGCTCATAAAACATCACGATGAGTTTCAGGTGAAGAAATTCGAGTCATCACTGCGTTCGGGCCACTTGAACGTTGAGGGGCCGGCCGGGTTCACATGACACGGGTCCGCTCATTTCTGTTACCCCACCGACATCATTTCCCATTCgatgttagcatcaagctagtgGAGGCAAATTTGACCAGGTGGCTTCTGTGTTTGCCGAGCAGACTCAACTCAACCCCCGTGTTCATGTGGACCCGGCCTCCGAGCCGCACCGCACTCCATCCATCGCTTACCGGCACGCAGGACGGGGGGCCTCTTGGTGGGAACGTCTCCTTTGCCGGCCGCCTTCTGCTCAGCGCGGGCCAGCAGCCTCCGCTTCTTCTCTTGCTTGGTCTCGGGCCTGTACTTGTGTGCCAGCTTGAAGAGCTGCGTGGCTGCGGGATCaagcacaccaaaaaaaaaaagacaagcgtTAACATTGCCAAGACCCGGTTGGGGGAAATTTGGCGACGGGGCTGGCTCGTACCCGTCTGCCGGTCCAGGGCCTGGGTGAACTGGTTGATGGCGGGCGGCACCTTCAGGCGCTTGTAGAGGATTGAGCGTTGCCTCTGCAGGCGGATGTAGCGAGGCCATTTCACAAAGCGTGTCAAGTCACGCTTGGGCTGAATATCCTGACCTGCGGGACGACAACGAGAGAGGTTCTCAAGCGGGACATTGAACACACGCTCAAACTCCTTAAGTGCAAGTGCGCATCAGCGATCTTGGTGGAAAAAGTTGTCTTCAGTGGTGGTAAGATAGCAAATATTCGAAATCATCATCTGCGCGGCAACTCGTGATCTGGCAAAGGCTGGTCGTCCGACTCACCGATGCCAAAGTTCTTTGGCCTCTTCTCGAACAGGGGGTTGACCACTTTCTTGACCTCCTTCTTCTTGGCCACCACCGGGGCCGGTGCCACCCTCTTCCCCTTTGCCTTCTTTCCTTTAGGCTGTCACACAAAGACAACAGGTCAAATGGATTCATGATTGTGGAAACGTGTTGCATTGCAAGGTCCAATAAAGTCAAGACGGGAGTGAGGAAATGGCTCAACTTTGGCCCAAAGGACAATCTTAAAACCTCAAAAGTCTTCAATTGAGAAAGAACCGTCTCACCCGTCAAACGATTTGACCATTTCCAAACGACTTAGCAGGCCTCGTTGTGCTATTCATTGGCAAGCCTCCGACGCAACGCAGTCGTCAAATTAAGCAGTTCAAACGCAACAAAAAAAGTCAACGtaccggttaaaaaaaaaaagtaacgagGAGGAAGGGAAATACACGTAAAAATGAACCATTTTCACCGCGTGTTAACCTTAGCATTCAAGCTAGCGCCAGTACCGGTAATCACAGAGGACGCTTTCAAGCCCAAcacaaatgcaaaaacaaatggtGGCGAAAAATAACACCGCGTAAACGTAAAACAACCCCCGCGTAATCTTCCGACAAACTAAACGGCTTAAAACGGGACGATGAGCCAAGGATGCAAGCAGATACTACACCGACAAGACGGGCTGAGAAAATGCCACCGTGCACTCACCATGTCGGTTCAGGCAGAAAGGAGGAGCTCTCGCTGCTGCGAAACGGAAATAGCGCGAGGCTTCACTACTGCCCACGTGGTTTGGTCTGGCCGATCTGGAATCAGTTCTTACGGCTGCTCTTGATTCTTTCGTGCAAATAAAAGACGTCTCTAGCATACTCAGGATCAGCTTTACCGCGTATAAAATACTCGACGTCATTTTAACTGTCGCATAACATGATCGTTTATTAAATCATATTAATTTAACAGCATTGATTTCAAATCACTACAACGATGATGTCTTTTctgtatttcttctttttttaatcatgcgTTGGCGTGACGTCACGTCGCCAGCCCTGCGACGTGACGTGCGCTCCGCTTGGATGACAGAAGGGGGCGAGGGAGTTGTTTTGGGTCGGAACGGGGGGCAATTTCTTGTCTTGTCATTCGGCTCAATCGCCTCGTCTGCATCCACGGTGCTTTGTTTCCCTGCATTATGAAAGTGATCTCCCCGTGACAAGTGTCCCACCTTACGGTAATTACGAATTTATAAATGTCATGGCTGCGGCCGGTGATTTGGCATTTGGAGAAGGATCTTGTTCCTCGAGCGATCCGCGGGCCTCTATTTCcccttcatttattttctttgtttacatttgagCATGGCATGATGTCGTTATGACGAAAGGTCGCGTTTTGATGCCATCGTTGAAAGCTAGTGTTAGCTTGTCGTCTGACTTGTTGTTTTCCAGCTCATCTACGAGAATGGCCGAACAAGATCTTTGTCCTCACTTGGACTCCATCGGGGAGGTTACCAAAGACGATCTTCTTCACAAATCCAAGGTGGATCATGCATTTGTCAGCTTGGCTACTGAAGTTGATCAATAGATGACTGAAcgaacacgtgtgtgtgttgtctctTCATATAGGGAACCTGTCAATCATGTGGCGTTGTGGGTCCCAACCTGTGGGCCTGTCTTGAGGTATCTTTAAGGTCCACAAAAAATcccattctaaaaaaaaatatattttcttacCGCTCTCTTGCTTTAGAACGACTGCCCGTATGTTGGCTGTGGAGAATCCTACTCGGATCACAGCACCCTGCACGCACAGGTAAAGGTACATTTGGATCAGCCACGTTGTAAAAGCGCCTCGGAGGTAAATGGCCActttttcctttcattcaggcCAAGAAGCACAACCTGACGGTGAACTTGACCACCTTCAGGATCTGGTGCTATGTGTGCGAGCGGGAAGTGTTTCTGGAGCCCAGGCCCCCCGTGACGCCAGCCCCGGTGCCTGCCGCCGCCCcccatcatcaccaccaccaccacataaCACCTGAGCAGGTGTGAGTCCATTTAGCCAGTTGTGATCTGCAGAACCAGCACAGAGCACTTTTCTCCCCCGGCAGGAAGCAGCGCCGCTTGGTTACCCGCTAAAAGCAGTGCCCATCGCCATGGGGGAGGACGAAGGCTCAGAGTCTGAGGAGGACGAGCTTAAACCCAGAGGTATGCTTCCTTGAACACTCCACATCCTCAtcatcacattttatttttttgtaggtTTAACAGGAATGAAAAACATCGGCAACTCCTGCTACATGAACGCAGCTCTTCAAGCCTTGTCCAACTGGTGAGTTCGTCGGGCCGTCCGGCATCATCTTGTAAATCATCAGCCATCATTgcgttcccttttttttttttgtcgtttgcGAGCAGTCCTCCTCTCACGCAGTACTTCCTGGATTGCGCCGGGCTGGTCCGCACCGACAAGAAGCCGGCTCTCTGCAAGTGCTACCAGAAACTCATCTCGGAGCTGTGGCATAAAAATCGGTAAGTCGTCAAAAGCATTTGGACGGCGAGCCCGGGTGTCTGACCACGCTTTTGCAGGCCCAGCTACGTGGTCCCGACCGGCCTGTCCCACGGCATCAAGCTTCTGAACCCCATGTTTCGCGGTTACGCCCAACAGGTAAGCGCTTTCCCCAATCGCTCGTCTCCATCCGGCAATGACTAGCCACTGCTCAAAAGGACACGCAAGAGTTCCTGCGCTGTCTGATGGACCAGCTCCACGAGGAACTCAAGGCGCCACTCACCGAGTGCGGCGGCGGGAGTAGCGACGGCGACGAGAGGCTGGACGGCGACGAGAGGCTGGACGGCGACCGCTCGCCTGTCGAGGAAGACTTCCTGTCCTGCGACTCCAGCTCCGACCGCGGCGAGACGGCGGCGCAGGACGAACGCGACGGCCCCGTGGGCGGCGGCATCTcggagaaggagaggctgaaggAGAGGCGGGTCTCCGGCTCGCCCCTTCGCGGAACCTCCCAGGACATGGACGAGGACGCCGACGTGGACACCGCGGTTCCCGCGAGcgctgaggaggaagagctGGTGCAGGAGCTTCCTGAAGTCCAACACCAAGAGAACAATCAAGGACAAGAAGGAAGCGGCACCGCACGTGAGAACATTTGTCAGATGATTACTTTTTCAGAAAACCATGCAAAGCAAATGCATTTGACCAGAGCCGGACAACGAAGTGGGGCCGCCGGCGCCGCTGCCGCGTTCCAGCCCCTGCAGCCCTGTGAAAAGCCTTCAGGAGCTTCATTCCAAACTCTCCTCCAGCCCGCTGCGCTCCGCGGCCTCCTCGTACCTGTACAAGAAAGGTGGCTGGCTCCAGTTATTCAAATATCATCTGTAACGACATAAGcatcagagattttttttttctgcattggAACATGAGGGCGCAATTTATCCTTCcttagcaactttttttttcttttttccccttgcCCAGCTTACCCGCCGCTGACCTCCCGGAAGAAGAAACAGTGTCTCTATCGCAGCGTCATCTCCGACATCTTTGACGGCTCCATCCTCAGCCTGGTCCAGTGTCTGACCTGCGACAGGGTGAGTGACTTCACCCAGCGACATCGTCCACGGGTACGAGAACTGCGCCGCCCCCGGCAGGTGTCTACGACAGTGGAGACCTTCCAAGACCTGTCCTTGCCCATCCCTGGGAAAGAGGACTTGGCCAAGCTCCACTCCTCCATCCATCAGAACCTGCCCGTCAAGACCAACGCGTGTCCCGAGGCGTACGGCTCTCAGGGCTGGATCTCCTTCCTCATGGATTCCATTCGCCGGTCGGTCACAGCAACGCCGCCGACCTTCGCCGGCGCTAACGTGGCTAACGTGGCGTCTGCTCGGGGCTAGCTTCGTGGTCTCGTGCATACCCACCTGGTTCTGGGGGCCCATGGTGACCTTGGAGGACTGCCTAGCCGCCTTCTTTGCCGCCGACGAACTCAAAGGTGGACatgctcgctcgcccgcccgcctcccATTTGCGGAGGGAAAGACTCGGTCGGCCTTGAACGCGCATCTGCTGTTCTTCTCATTTTGCAGGCGACAACATGTACAGCTGTGAGAGATGCAAGAAGTGAGTATGTGGACGCTCACGACACGTTGCCGCggcgattattattattattttttttcattcaatgcATGTCATCATTTTGCAGGTTGAGAAACGGCATCAAATATTGCAAAGTCCTCCGACTTCCAGAGGTTGGACTTCTTTTTCGGGGGAAGGCGCGGAAGGAGTTTGTCCCAACTTTGTCGGCGTCCCTTTTCAGATCCTGTGCATCCACCTGAAGCGTTTCCGCCACGAGGTCATGTACTCGTTCAAGATCAGCAACCACGTGTCCTTCCCCTTGGAGGGCCTGGACATGCGTCCCTTCCTGGCCAAAGACAGCCCGTCCCAAGTCACCGCGTACGACCTGCTCTCCGTCATCTGCCACCACGGCACGGCCGGAAGTACGACGACGCCAGCAGAGCGCCCGAGCCGcttgcgcccgcccgcccgcccgctcagcAAATCCAAAAGAAACCCCGCTTGCGCTCCCCTCCCCCCTGCAGGCGGACACTACATCGCCTACTGCCAGAACGTCATCAACGGTCAGTGGTACGAATTCGACGACCAGTACGTGACGGAGGTCCACGAGACGGTGGTGCAGAACGCCGAAGCGTACGTGCTCTTTTACAGGTAAGCTCTTTTACCGATAAGTGTGCTCGCTTCAATTTAGCGTCTTGGAAAGAAACCCGAAATCGGCGCAGGAAAAGCAGCGAGGAGTCCGTGAGGGAGCGGCAGAAGGTGGTGGCCCTGGCCAGCGCCAAGGAGCCCAGCCTGCTGCAGTTTTACATCTCGCGAGAGTGGCTCAACAAGTTCAACACCTTTGCAGAACCGGGCCCCATCTCCaatcacacctttctttgtCACCACGGAGGTGCGTGGCGTCCTCCTGCCTTTGAACGCCTCGACGAGCACATTCCTCACTCTATCCTTTCCCAGGCATCCCTCCTAACAAATCCCACTACGTGGACGACCTGGTGGTCATCGTGCCGCAGAACGTGTGGGAGTACCTATACAACAGGTAGATGTTTCCTCCACTCATTTTGTCGCCCGAAGCGCTGACCTTCTTCCCATTGTCAGTTTCGGAGGCGGTCCCGCCGTCAACCACCTGTACGTGTGCGCCATCTGCCAGGTGGAGCTGGAGGCGCTGGGCAAACGCAGGAAAACGGAAATCGACACTTTCATCAAGGTAAAAACGTGTCAACCACGCATGACAAGAAAGATCGATTCTAATGCTCAATTGGCGCAGCTCAACAAAGAGTTTCAGGCGGAGGAGGCGCCCGCTGTCATCTTGTGCATCAGCATGCAGTGGTTCCGCGAATGGGAGAACTTTGTGAAAGGCAAAGACAACGGTAAGTTCTTCCCACTCTGGCCGCATTACGAGAATAAAGGCCTCCTGGTTTTGCGCGCACGCAGAGCCCCCCGCTGCCATCGACAACAGTAAGATCGCCGTCATGAAGGGAGGACACGTTCAGCTCAAGCAAGGTCAGTCAGTCTCCAGGAAatccagccgccgccgccgccgctcaagAATGATGccgtcccccctcccctcaggtGCCGACTACGGGCAGATTTCCGAGGAGACCTGGCAATACTTGTCGGGGATCTACGGCGGGGGTCCGGAGATCGCCGTGAGGCAGACGGCGGTCCCGGCCGACCCGGACGGCCTTCACGGGGAGAGGAAGATCGAAGCCGAGACCAGAGCGCTTTGACGTCGCGCTGGCGTacggcgccctcttgtggccggCCCGTGCATCCGGTGATGACAATTTTGTACTCTTCAAGTGGCTGACGTCAGCATTTTTCTCACGACAGACAGCTGCCTTTCAAATCCTCCTCAATGTCGCCCCCCTTCTTCCATTGCTTCTCCCGACAGCGCCTTCCCGCTCCCTCCCACGCGGCTGAGGAATTTGGCGCCTGGATGAAGACGGACGGGTGACCGACCGCCGTGAGTAGATTGGAAACGTGCGGGCCGCAATGTTTTTCGTTCCCCCCTAATATCTATTTTTCAAACCTCACAATGTCACGGCTGTAAAGCGCAGGCGACGCCGCCCAGAGATGTGAacgacttgttttttttgtttgttgtcaggGCGCCTATTTTTAACTTGCGTAGCAACCTGCTACcacaacaccatcaatcaatcaaacaaacACACGTCGGCGCCCTCAGGAATGTCTCACAAGTGTCTAGCATGCACACGTGCagtacaaaataacattttggcAATACATTCAGTGTTTGATAAGTTGACGGTTTCCCTCTTTTGGTGTTTCCGTGCACTCTTGTTGAAAAATGTCTGACACGATGATCAAGACTGAACTGACAGCAgtgtcaacaaaaaaaacaagttctATTAACAAATGATAAAAATGCACCTTACTTGTATGCTCCTTTTCAACTTGAGAGAAATTTGTGAGGTTGTCAGGCTAGCCTAATGCTAACATAGAGTGGCTCACGTGAATTAGCATAGATTAGCACATCAATGAGTTCCAAAAGTGAATGCTGCCTTAACACACTCGCTGCAGCGACACAAATAAATATTCACCTCAAAGCGTCAATAAGAAGTTGATTTTTCCATGCTTGTGTGCGTTTTGCTGGTGTGGCAGCACGTAGCATGGCGGGAAATGTGGAAATCATTTGATGACGGTGTTTGTGCAAATGCTTTGAAATCATCAACAGTGGTTGGCCTCATTTCAACGGGTGGGATGTCttaatgtgtatgtgtgcacaTGGTGTACTTAAACGATTAAAGATGTTATTATCAAATCATGTCACCTTTTTCGCTGTCATTATTGGAGAAGAACAACCGCTCACTACACTGTGGGGCGACTTGAACCCGAGCGCATGAAGGACACCCGGCCGACGCCTGACTCACCCGTGCGACGGCTTCTTTGGATCCAGGTCCGGGAAGGTCCGGCCGGGTCAAGAGGTGCTAGTCGGAGCTTGATCGGAGGCATCTGCGGCTAAATCCAAACCGTGGCCTGGACTTTCATTTCTAGACCTGGATTGTCATCCTAATGagaaatacaatataaaaatgtgtttgactGTGTTTCTCTGATGTTGTCATGAGTAATAACATCCTAGTTTGATCTCCAGTGGAAACTTTGCAAGTGTCGCAAGCAATGCTGAGGCACGCGAGCTCCTATTTGGCCCGCAGTCATCGTATTTTGCCAGCCGGACCGCAAAAGGTTTTCcggaaagtaaaaaaacaaaacatctggtgCGCCCTCATTGGCTCCGTCCCCCGCGGGGGCAGCGGTGATGCATGTTTGGACACCTCACGTGTAGGGAAAAGACGGCAGAATCCTCAATGAATTCTTTGGCTCGCCACCTCAGACAGCCACCGTGAATAATACGGCGCCGTCATCATCATGGTTTTGAGTCAGTGGCTGCGGGGCGGGCTCAGGCGCACTACAAATAGCAGCCCCCCTCTGCTGCCACTTTCACTCTCCCGCACTCCTGCTCTTGTCTCCGATTCTCTGGAAGTCTGCAAGGAAACTTCAACTCATCGCCGTCATGTTGAGAAACAACGTTGTCTTctcctgttttgttttctacGCCGTGGTGCTGCTCCTCAAAATGTACCTGCTGGCCTTCGTCACCGGACAAGTCAGGCTGCGCAAgaaggtgagtgagtgagtgagtgagtgagtgagtgactgagtgaggctctctatggatggatggatggaacgaAAGGTTTGCGGATGTCTGGACGAATGGACATGTGAGCGAATGCTCAATCTGTCCCGGAACTTTCCTGACGCTTGTGTTCTTTTGTTGCAAATGGAAGGCTTTCGCCAACCCGGAAGACGCAATGAGGCACGGAGGAGCGCAATATCACAGGCTGGACCCCGACGTGGAACGATGCCGTCGGTAAGTTGGACACGCTAGTCCTAGCGTTGGTGGACTTTGCTGACACTGTTTCTCGCACCGCAGAGCTCACCGGAACGACATGGAGAACATCTTCCCCTTTCTGTTCCTGGGCGCCATCTACTCCATGACGGGCCCGTCCCTGGCGACGGCCCGCCTCCACTTTGTGGCCTTCACGGCGGCCCGCGTGCTGCACAGCGTGGCTTACCTGGCCGCTCTGCCGGCGCCCACCCGCTCGCTGGCCTACGTGGCGGCGCAGGTGCCCTGCCTGTCCATGGCGCTGCAGATCCTGGCGGCGGTGGGCGCCTACGCGTAGCCGCGCCGGCCCGACTCTTTCTCGAAGGTGGCGGACGACGGTTTCCCCCGAGCTGCTCCTTCTCAGCAACCTGGAAGGCGACATCCAAAAGATGGAGTTGTCTCGTTCGTAACGATTCATAGACATGAGGTGACGCCATTTATGATGGAAACCTTTTTGGGGAAGCCCGCACTGTAACCCTGGCGCACgtttacacacaaacatttgGTCTGTTTGTTGTGACAGCATCAAGGATGGGGGTCACGTTGGCTCCTTTGacccatttgtatttttctctACTTGAAAACTCGAAGGAAGCTGAATATtttgttctatttatttattatttaacatTTAGGTCGTTTTTGTGCaagttgaaaaataaaagctgAGAAAGCGGACACGTGTTGAGAATGGCCGCTTTAGTGACGTGTTCTTTCTCAATGTGCCTGGGAAGAAATGCGGATTTTTCTTGTCCGCATCTTCTGGTCACGTAGCTAGCGAGTGCGGGGGGCCCCCGCTTTCTGTCCAATTCCCTCGGCATTCCTGCGCCTGTTATGCAATTGCCTCGATATGCCGAGGGGCCCCCGAGCCAGGGCGGTCAGCCGGCACAGCCGTTACGGCATCGACCTGAAATGTTCTTTTTACCACCTCCTGCCTCGAGGGGATGTTTTATGATATTCcttaaaaaaagggggggggggggggggggtttctcCACAGTGATTTTGCAACTAGCTGTGAGTCATATTACCGAGCCGGAATTCTGGGCCATTATGGAGTTTTCCTCAAGGACAAAGGAAATAGGAGCGCGTAGGAGCGTGAGGGAGAAGGCAAAAAAATCCAAGAAATGGGCGTGGCCATAACTTTGACATGCGTCAGCGTGCAAAATGTTGGATTAGTAGTCAGTGATGACACATTTAACACTGTTACATGGCAAAATGCCCTTGATGAGTAAATTTGTACATACTAAACTACTATCCAGAGGTTGCAATACCAATCATAATCATCATAGAAATTTGATTTCATATTTTGATCAAGGAAAAAAACGTAGTTTGGGGTGATAGTGTCATTAAATGTGGGCATATTGGGACAATACTTACACATTTAGAAAGCCCTCGTTGTGTGCTTCAATATGagctatgacttttttttttttcttgatcctGTCTGGAGTCAATTGGAACCAAACGCGGCCTCCATTAAAACCTGTTTACGGACATCATTTCACAGAGCAGATTAACACAATATTGACCTGAAGCGCGCATTAAATGACACACATTGACTCAAATCGCAAAAAGTTTCGCTTACTTTAAGCAGAAGGATGTGCGGCCTTAATTGCAAAGATCCAATCGTGGTGCTTACCTTGaacgtcttcttcttctgtttTATGACAGTTGTCAAACAACTCGCGGTGCACTACCGCCACCTTCTGGAATGGAGTGATTTAATGCACCGTAGCAGAGCAAAATGAAAGATGCCACTCAAAGAAATATTGGATTCCAATCTGAAAGATTTTTCAAATGCTTTTTTAGCATTTGAGCGGTTGGTCCAGTGCGGGTTGGATGTTTTGCTCTCCCCCCTCCCTGGATTTTCCAGGCCGCTTCCCGTCAAGAGGCCCTGTTTGGGTTGGAACGGCCAGCGGATTGTTCGGCGAGAGGCCATGAAACGAGCGGGAAGCAAAGAGAAAGTCATTCTTGGAATGGAAATAACCCGAGCACGTCGACAAATGAGtcagcacttgaaaaaaaacaaagggctGAAATGTCATAAATATTTATGACATATCAATAAACAGAAAGACTTACTTTCACAGCGGTGGTCTACAGCACTTGTTTCAAATAACTGCTCCAATAATCATCgtcataacaacaataataatagtcatcatcatcgtcataaTAAGCTCTGCTTCGTAATTCGAGGCCACATTTGATACACAAACATTTACAAGTAGTACTTGGCATTAAAAACAATGGCGGTACAATATTTTTAAGACACTTGGTGTTGGTTTTtttccacgtgtgtgtgtgcgtgtgtggtgtTTTGTTTCATTGGATAGGACAAAGAGGTTCAGCAACAATCcaacaacaagaacaacaacaacaacaaaagagccAAAGGGAGGTAGacaaaggaaaacaaacaaacaaagaagcaATAAGACGGGAACCCGGCCGTCATAATAGACATGAGAGTGGAGGACCTTTGTAAACATTGCGTAAcattttgcgtgcgtgtgtgtgttaacgTTTCCTGGTTTGAGGAAGTGACGAGGTCATGCAAAGTTCTACCAAGGCTGCTGCGGGGACTGGCCCTTCAAAAGCTGGATTGATTGGACTTCAGATTGGGATGCTGAGCTCTTTCAAAAGGGTGCATTAGAGAGATAAATACAGCCAACCCCGTTGCTATATCGCGCTTCGTTTCAAAACGATCTTTTACAATATTCAGTTCCAATTGGTGCCGATTTTGTTTGAGAtgttgggcaaaaaaaaaaaaaaaaaaaacctctggtGCGCATTTCTTGTAACGAATTAGGACTCAGGTTACCTGGAAAAGGACTACAATCATGGCTGCTAGCGCCAAGCCCTGAAGGAGGTGACGCAGATTCCACTGGCGCTGGCTGCTGGCACTTTAGGGAAGGAAAGTCCTCCAGCCCTCCTTTCAACCTGTGAAAGGGCAATTAGCCAGAGAAGAGACCATTTCTGCTCTTCTTACGAAATAAGACAATAAAATAGATTTGTTTTGATAGAATACATCTAGAAATACGCTTCATGGCGCCACTTTGTGTACAAACAGACTTCTACAAGCGACAtttgttccaaaatagaatcaGCGCATCTCGTGATACCACACTTAAATCATCAAATTGGGCTTGAACCTGACACCGGTGGCCACTCTTTGGGTATTGATTAGCAACACTCGCACACCGACACATCCGTCGgacgtggtggccatcttgaaCGAGGGGAgacaaaaataacaaattgaaatcaatttgcattaaaaaaaaagaaaaaaacggcaacaacaacaaagaaaaactACAATAGTCTACTACTCACAGAAAAT
It encodes the following:
- the rpl7a gene encoding 60S ribosomal protein L7a, whose protein sequence is MPKGKKAKGKRVAPAPVVAKKKEVKKVVNPLFEKRPKNFGIGQDIQPKRDLTRFVKWPRYIRLQRQRSILYKRLKVPPAINQFTQALDRQTATQLFKLAHKYRPETKQEKKRRLLARAEQKAAGKGDVPTKRPPVLRAGVNTVTSLVESKKAQLVVIAHDVDPIELVVFLPALCRKMGVPYCIVKGKARLGKLVHRKTCSSVAFTQTNPEDKGALAKLVEAIKTNYNERYEEIRRHWGGNIMGPKSTARIAKLEKAKAKELATKLG